The Coffea arabica cultivar ET-39 chromosome 10e, Coffea Arabica ET-39 HiFi, whole genome shotgun sequence region TGCCAACTGGAAACAATTCTTCTTGAATTCTCTATAAATGGCAGCCTTTGGAAACCATTTtgataactttggaaggctaaaaAGAACTCCAcaaaaaatgtagtcttcactagtttttcttggttcattagtatagtataggtagagtagtttttccttcttgtatttgtatctagatttggatgaaaattggagaagcaaagatggagagttagagctcatgtgacaagggttacattcctttcctatcactttctcttttgtatttgatttcatatttagttataatacaagtttgacTTTGTTTTTCTTCATGTTTTTCTAAAGTTCATGCCTAGATATAGATGAACTTTCCATATCTTGTTTATGATATTTACTtaattatttgatgatattattttgatcaagttatttattacttttgcttttctaatcatgattaaccgaccattagttgtgattatctaaatgtgttaagtttgcaatgaaaattggaatttaacactagttcaaagaagtgataaatctagggagtacactcacgagagtagatgtgcacctatgtggctttagtgacttgtttcatgtaatttcatagaagaaatgaacttgtaattaATTCATAaactacgagagtaggtatgatttagttacaagtatagttgattcactacgagagtaggtttcgcatgcataaggaaattacgccataactaactaagataatagcattcacttaaccggtaacttcatttgcaagagtagtaaggaattccatatctctaagagttttctagtgttatttttattacttttacatttatggtagtctagataataaagaAATTCGAAAATCACCGGTAATTGTAATCtttcctgtgggatcgacctttaataccctatactcactcatgattcgtatacttgcgataaatagCGTGTGgagtattttaaaaattataagtgtaaaacttgattgtggatgagcTAAATTATTATCTGTATACCCCGCGCATGTCATGCACTGCTGTATTAAGAAGCTGAGTCAAGCCAGCACCGAAGACAATACATCTGCCATCTGTGACTGCATTTCCAACTGTAGCATGTAACTTCCTGATTACCTTCTCCAGTTCGTTAGAAGTGAGCGAACCATCCTCAAATTCATAGCCCATTTGGTGCCATCCGGCTACCATAATTGCACTATTAGCTGCATTTTGCTTCCAGAAAGGCTCCAAGAACATTGGTTTCCACTATATTCGGGGGAAAAAAAATCGTTAATATTAAACTTAACAGACAAGCTCAGTTCAAATTACTAAACAATTGTCAGTTAGGCCTGAAAGTGATACCTATCAGCATCAACCACACAATCAGGAACAAGCTGTGAACAATCAGGGCCAGTATGACAagcattgcattcacaaactgGTTTGCCACCATCTAAAACCGAGCCATCCAACTGAGTGAAGAGACAACTTCAGCTTCCTGAGAAGCTTTTCGAGTCCAAACTCAACGTCTCAACCCTGAATCATTACTATgaattagaaaagaaaagaaaagaaaattgaggATGGTGGCTGTCAAattatcaaaaataaaatttatattagacctACTACCAAAACTAAACGAGTAtagtggtgagtagggtcgtctcctcagaaAACCGGTAGATTTATCACACACAGGTAATTAGGGGATttttgaaagagagagagataaataaaacaaattaaagacGTAAGATTACTGAATAAACAATCGcaataaatgcaaaaactcaAGAATGAAATAAACAATTAATTGACACAACCTAGTCAAGGAGATAATCTCGGCACCGATTCAAGCAATTGATCATAGATACCTGCATTAATTCACACGTTCGCAAATAAATTAGTTCTAACAATTTAGCAACCGCCAAACTCCCAATTTCTCTTTAATTTTATGGTAGTCCAGAGATGCTCTTAAATTACCCTCTTGTAAAATAGATAACCCCAGAGACGCTCGAAAGATTTAATCTAATTACAGATTTAAGAATTAGAGAGACCCAATTCTAGTTAACAAACACACATGCGGGTTCATTTAAACTAGATTAATTATTCCTACGACTCAGATTAGACTGCTTGCGAGGCAATGAAATTGGTACCGTTTGCCACTAATTTAAGACATTCAAGTGATACGCACCCTTATCCTAATTGGCAATATATTATTTAGACAATTGAACAACTGACCATGTTGATCCAATAAATCCAAACAATAATAGGCTGTTCAAACAAAGAATAATTAAATACTCACAAACGCAGAATTTAGAATAAACAAAACGATCTCACAATTATTTGTGCTCCGGGCATTGATTACTCCTCAACTAAATAAACGATCTAGCCTTGCCACATAGTCATGACAACAAAGCAATTCAAAGTTTTCATGGAGTTTTTGTTGATGAAAAGTAAAAGGGTATCGCCGCCAGTCTAAGACTTGCGTTGAGAAGTACAAAACAAAGACGAAAGATCCAAGACCCTAGTCTACTGCTGTCCTATTTAAAGTGTTTCCGCCGTACACTTGCTTTCCGACTTAGAGTTTGTTTCTCAAAAGGATTTCTTCGTTATTTCTCTTATTGAATTGTTACCAAAAATCTTTTCTGCAAAGGTTTTCTAATCCCACGTAGGTTCAGAATATATCTCCAAAGAAAGGAAGTAGCTCCAGGGATAAGACCTGCGGTCCGTCTTTTTCATGCAACTCTGCATtatctggcgtgggcacgccagaGAATGCCTAGTCTTCTGGAATTTGCTTCTTTTTGTCACTTTTGACACCAATTGCCTGCAATAGACGCAAATACCAATTATGAGTAGAAACCCATTACTTTGGACTATaattagccaaaattaggactaAACATCAATGTAATAACACTCAATTATCGCcctatcaaatccccccacaccaagacaatgcttgtcctcaagcatttcATAACTGAGAGATACAATCACAGTTACACACATGTAGCAATCCATCATGCGAGTACAAATATCCTATCATCCAAACAATGTTATCAAATTCAGGAATTGCAAGACTCGACCCCTCTTATAGGATGGAATATGATACTCACTATACCGATATGAAACACAAAAGGTTACTCTCGCCACACAATAAAATAATGTTACCATATACTTGCTAATATATCACATAGCCACCACTGAATccaaatttaatgcaaaaatcaaAGGGTCTTGATGCGGGTTGTAATGGGGTTTAGGCACGGGTAGAATCAAACAGGTAATTTAGACTTATTATGTCAAAGAAAGCACCGTCAACCCCACTGCATGAattccaattttctttttcattccaATGATTTTTCCAAAGTATATccataaatttttcaaaaattagcaAGTGCAAGCACAACCAAGGGGTTCACCCCACTATCTCAACATCACACATATTGATAATAGCACTTcgtaactcttttttttttcttttctatttcttctttttttttgttatttttttgttttcttttgttttctttctttctttcttggtgtgctccttttcttttctttctcccccttatctctttttttttcttttttttggaagCAATTCAAATACGCCCAACTTCATGGGGATATAGGCACACTCGCTAACTTCAATCATCCCCTCTCAATCCAACTCGAGATCATCATACACTGAAATCAAGGCATTCCTTTGACACGggttaaaaagaaacaaagaggaTTCGAACATAAGAGCTTTAGGGGTGACAAAATGAGTTattaaacaaagaaaatgtcTAGGCTCAACCATGGTCAATTAGGGGAGATCTGAATAGGGTTGGTATTTAGAAAGTAAAAAATGATTAATctaaatgcccttatcatttTAATGCATTAAACTCAGGAATGTGGTCTTGATATGCATAACAAACCAAGTTCTAGAACAATCAAATCATGTGTGATATCACTCAATGAAAGAAAATAGAGGAGTTATTAATGCAATGCTCATTGGCTCAATAGCTCACAACAGGATATTAATTGCCAAGTCTTGCAAACTTCATCATTTAATTCCATTATTAAGAAGACAAGACATTTAACCACATAATATCCCTACTCATGCTTGCAGAGTAATTGCAATAATCATCATAGCATCAAATTCTAGCAATTTTCAACTACTCCCCCCCACACCTGAAgtctacattgtcctcaatggagcaaagaaaaatagaaaccaaaaagaaagaaattagaGTTGCCCTGAAGGGCGAAAGAATGCAACGAAAGCACTATAGGGGAGGAGGATGAGGCGGTTAAAAGCCAACATGGGCAAAGAAGGCTATTAGTTTTTTGCGT contains the following coding sequences:
- the LOC140015267 gene encoding tryptophan aminotransferase-related protein 4-like; this translates as MFLEPFWKQNAANSAIMVAGWHQMGYEFEDGSLTSNELEKVIRKLHATVGNAVTDGRCIVFGAGLTQLLNTAVHDMRGIYKSQTEPFESSKFKFDGDTATWMNMSSSSIDNNFIEFVASPNNPVS